In the genome of Nonlabens sp. MB-3u-79, one region contains:
- a CDS encoding acyltransferase family protein, producing the protein MIQRHHNNFDFLRFVFALFVLISHSFALLGIADQEWLVNYTNGQLSFSDIGLAGFFVISGYFIYKSLVRSSGIWDYLKKRFLRLFPALFVVLFLTILIIPILYNGSVPLGENLSYWTYLPNNLSLYGFQGTVDGVFANLPYHSINGSLWTIRYEFSLYLLVMLFLLIRKKPVKIIIIASLLFLIWMVFFQFGLDRFGGSKLLGMQGLPLFNLGGFFIAGVLLAVLDFKNWNKQWILWLGVILLAASLYFNFYSVVKHVLFPIVILGLGFTAIKGVSSFGKYGDPSYGIYIYAFPIQQILIFYFKFELVEFIIFSIILSIIMGYLSWHFVEKRALRYK; encoded by the coding sequence ATGATTCAAAGACATCATAACAACTTCGATTTTCTAAGGTTTGTATTTGCCTTGTTCGTTTTAATCTCGCATTCTTTTGCGCTACTAGGTATAGCTGATCAGGAATGGTTGGTGAATTATACCAATGGCCAACTCAGTTTTTCAGATATAGGACTAGCTGGTTTTTTTGTAATCAGCGGTTATTTTATTTATAAAAGTTTGGTACGCAGCTCTGGCATTTGGGATTATTTGAAGAAACGATTTTTAAGACTTTTCCCGGCTTTGTTTGTGGTGTTGTTCTTGACTATTTTAATCATTCCCATTTTATATAACGGGTCTGTACCTTTAGGGGAGAATTTAAGTTATTGGACTTACCTTCCCAATAATTTATCTCTTTATGGTTTTCAAGGTACGGTAGATGGAGTATTTGCTAATTTACCTTATCATTCTATCAATGGCTCTTTATGGACTATTCGTTATGAATTTAGCCTCTATTTATTAGTTATGCTTTTCTTATTGATAAGAAAGAAGCCCGTTAAGATCATCATTATAGCTAGCTTGTTGTTTCTTATTTGGATGGTGTTTTTTCAATTCGGACTAGATCGTTTTGGGGGTTCCAAACTATTGGGTATGCAAGGTTTACCCTTATTTAATCTAGGCGGCTTTTTTATTGCGGGGGTGCTCTTGGCAGTTCTTGATTTTAAAAACTGGAACAAGCAATGGATACTGTGGTTAGGGGTGATCTTGCTTGCAGCTTCCCTATATTTTAATTTTTATAGTGTCGTCAAACATGTGCTATTCCCAATTGTAATACTGGGATTAGGTTTTACGGCTATTAAGGGTGTTTCAAGCTTTGGTAAATATGGAGATCCATCTTATGGGATTTATATTTATGCATTTCCTATTCAACAAATTTTAATATTTTATTTTAAATTTGAGCTAGTTGAGTTCATCATTTTTTCTATCATACTGTCGATAATTATGGGTTATCTGTCATGGCACTTTGTTGAGAAAAGGGCATTGAGATATAAATAG
- a CDS encoding UDP-glycosyltransferase produces the protein MSATNPNKSKVFILFPDGVGLRNFAFTHFKEIGEQQGFDITYWNNTIFPLENELGYPELKIKSTKIHPKTAVLSHARKRVELALSRKRTNDQVYPTYRFPLRWNSLKNILKSAFVTFHETFSASPQGWQKLMDQMNAAERSTVRYQEVKAQLEVHQPDIVFCTTQRATQAIAPLLAAQDLGIKTACWIYSWDNLPKGMSTVETDYYFVWSELMKAQLLEYYPKTKAAQVFVTGTPQFEPHYDASLLLSRKQFCEAHGLNANTKYICFSGDDQTTSPLDQYYLEDTAIAVRQLRKEGRDLAIIYRKVPIDFSGRYDAVLEQYKDVITPIDPLWKPIGEQWNQVMPTKEDFALLVNTCYHSELVVNICSSMVFDFVIHDKPTIYPNYEQPQLQKGTRDIGQNYNYVHFRSMPDYDQSVTWAMRKEEIYDGIKGLLDGELNPVPVTKKWYEIVNKPESPEKASERIWEGINEILK, from the coding sequence GTGTCAGCTACAAATCCTAATAAGTCTAAGGTATTCATTCTTTTTCCTGATGGAGTAGGGCTGCGCAATTTTGCATTTACGCATTTTAAAGAAATAGGAGAGCAGCAAGGCTTTGATATCACCTATTGGAACAACACTATTTTTCCTTTGGAGAACGAATTAGGCTATCCAGAATTAAAGATCAAAAGCACCAAAATACATCCCAAAACAGCGGTACTCAGTCATGCTCGTAAAAGGGTCGAATTAGCGCTTTCGCGAAAGCGTACCAATGATCAAGTATATCCTACTTATAGATTTCCGTTGCGATGGAACAGCCTTAAAAACATACTAAAAAGTGCTTTTGTAACATTCCATGAAACTTTTAGCGCCAGCCCTCAGGGTTGGCAAAAATTGATGGATCAAATGAATGCTGCAGAGCGCTCTACGGTGCGTTATCAAGAGGTGAAAGCACAGTTAGAAGTACATCAACCAGATATCGTTTTTTGTACGACCCAACGTGCGACTCAAGCTATAGCGCCACTTCTTGCGGCACAAGATTTAGGGATCAAAACCGCTTGCTGGATCTACAGTTGGGATAACTTACCAAAAGGGATGAGTACGGTGGAGACGGACTATTATTTTGTCTGGTCCGAATTGATGAAAGCACAGCTGTTGGAATATTATCCCAAAACAAAAGCAGCACAAGTTTTCGTTACCGGAACACCGCAGTTTGAGCCTCATTATGATGCTTCTTTATTGCTTTCGCGAAAGCAATTTTGTGAAGCTCATGGTTTAAACGCTAACACCAAGTACATCTGTTTTTCGGGAGATGATCAAACCACTTCGCCATTAGATCAATATTACTTGGAAGACACGGCCATCGCTGTACGCCAATTGCGTAAAGAAGGTCGTGACTTGGCTATTATTTATAGAAAAGTACCTATTGATTTCTCCGGAAGATACGATGCTGTTTTAGAGCAGTATAAAGACGTCATCACTCCTATAGATCCTTTGTGGAAACCTATAGGGGAACAATGGAATCAAGTCATGCCCACTAAAGAAGATTTTGCTTTACTGGTCAATACCTGTTACCATAGCGAACTGGTGGTCAACATTTGCTCCAGTATGGTATTTGATTTTGTGATTCACGACAAGCCTACCATTTATCCTAATTACGAGCAGCCACAGCTCCAAAAAGGAACTCGCGACATAGGACAAAATTACAACTACGTTCATTTTCGTTCCATGCCGGACTATGATCAATCAGTGACTTGGGCGATGCGTAAAGAAGAAATTTACGATGGCATCAAGGGCTTATTAGATGGGGAGTTGAATCCAGTTCCTGTGACTAAAAAGTGGTACGAAATAGTCAACAAACCAGAATCACCTGAAAAAGCTAGTGAACGTATTTGGGAAGGAATTAATGAGATTTTAAAGTAA
- a CDS encoding glycosyltransferase family 2 protein translates to MSNSLKSDVTVIIPCYNDGLYITQAIDSVLHQTVLPEKIIIVDDGSQQETKDILKSLDNPLIQLVFQNNQGVAIARNNAIELAETRHILSLDADDHFEPTFIEKALIILQKDKETAAVCCFYQKHRSNKFIEDVIEPLGGGVTNFLVKNNGIASGMFRRSCWKKVGGYDTNFKNGYEDWEFWISILKNNGKMHIIPEVLFYYRIKNTSRDQVAVAQFDVELRKAIYRKHQDLYLVNSEKVYLQMINQNNKLRNSIVNMQKSKDYRLGSFLLKPLRFVKNLWS, encoded by the coding sequence ATGTCAAATAGCCTAAAAAGCGATGTAACTGTTATTATACCTTGTTATAACGATGGACTTTATATAACACAAGCGATAGACTCTGTGTTACATCAAACTGTGCTACCAGAAAAAATCATCATAGTTGATGATGGATCACAGCAAGAGACAAAAGACATTCTTAAGTCGCTAGATAATCCTTTGATTCAACTGGTGTTTCAAAATAATCAAGGTGTTGCGATCGCCAGAAATAATGCTATTGAGTTAGCCGAAACTAGACATATTCTAAGTTTAGACGCAGATGATCATTTTGAACCTACATTTATTGAAAAAGCATTAATAATTCTTCAAAAGGACAAAGAAACGGCGGCGGTTTGTTGTTTTTATCAAAAGCATAGGAGTAACAAATTCATAGAAGATGTTATTGAGCCTCTGGGTGGTGGCGTTACTAATTTTTTAGTAAAAAATAATGGCATCGCTTCTGGTATGTTTAGAAGGTCATGCTGGAAAAAGGTAGGTGGTTATGATACTAATTTTAAAAATGGTTATGAAGATTGGGAGTTTTGGATCTCTATTTTAAAGAATAATGGGAAAATGCATATTATTCCAGAGGTGTTGTTTTATTATAGAATTAAAAACACTTCTCGTGATCAAGTAGCAGTAGCTCAGTTTGATGTAGAACTAAGAAAAGCGATCTACAGAAAGCATCAAGACTTATACCTTGTAAATTCGGAAAAGGTATACCTACAAATGATCAATCAAAATAATAAATTAAGAAATTCGATTGTAAATATGCAGAAAAGTAAAGATTACCGTCTAGGCTCATTTCTCTTAAAACCTCTTAGATTTGTGAAAAACCTATGGAGTTAA
- a CDS encoding glycosyltransferase family 2 protein, with product MISIIIATYNRATYIEETLKSIQNQTYTDFECIIVDDGSTDHTEEIAAAFEKADDRFIYVKRPAHIAKGANHSRNFGYSLSKGSHIKFFDSDDVMLPQHLETSMKHLEEGGYDFVVGDCINFDTTGLLERPYEIDRDNIKLSATLFATFKTAWITNDLLVKRIFADQIEFAGSIRDQASEYQYNIKLLLLTQNGYLINEILSHRRIHDDGFVVKARKDSLFVDKMNAELYYITALYLKDIAPKSLLKWLLSCYIQLSFKLATIKQWPENISGATSLLIKYNGIKGVLYPMAMALSYLTGKGYQLVKYVRKGLE from the coding sequence ATGATTTCCATCATTATCGCTACCTACAATCGAGCAACATATATTGAAGAGACACTAAAGTCCATCCAAAATCAAACCTATACAGACTTTGAATGCATTATAGTAGACGATGGATCTACAGATCATACAGAGGAAATAGCAGCTGCTTTTGAGAAAGCAGATGATCGGTTTATCTATGTAAAAAGGCCTGCGCATATTGCCAAAGGAGCTAATCATTCCAGGAATTTTGGTTATTCACTTTCTAAAGGTTCGCATATTAAGTTTTTTGATAGTGATGATGTCATGCTGCCACAGCATTTAGAGACAAGCATGAAGCATCTAGAAGAGGGAGGGTACGATTTTGTAGTAGGGGATTGTATCAATTTTGACACTACCGGCCTTTTAGAACGGCCATATGAGATCGATAGAGATAATATAAAACTTAGTGCTACTTTATTTGCTACGTTCAAAACAGCATGGATTACAAATGATTTATTAGTAAAGAGAATCTTTGCAGACCAGATAGAGTTTGCTGGTAGTATTAGAGATCAAGCAAGTGAGTATCAATACAATATTAAATTACTTTTACTTACTCAAAATGGTTATTTAATCAATGAAATTTTAAGTCATAGGAGAATTCACGATGATGGTTTTGTGGTGAAAGCGCGCAAAGATTCACTTTTTGTAGACAAAATGAACGCAGAGCTTTATTATATTACTGCTTTATATTTGAAGGATATAGCACCTAAGTCTTTATTGAAATGGTTGCTGTCATGTTATATACAGTTGTCTTTTAAACTAGCAACCATAAAACAATGGCCAGAAAATATATCGGGCGCAACCTCTTTATTAATAAAATACAACGGGATTAAAGGTGTTTTATATCCTATGGCTATGGCACTTTCCTACCTAACAGGTAAAGGTTATCAGTTGGTAAAATATGTGCGTAAAGGATTAGAATAG
- a CDS encoding acylneuraminate cytidylyltransferase, giving the protein MKSIGFIPLRAGSKGIPGKNKKKLLGRPLFCWVLGEAIASQLDSVYVYTDDDAILSFIEKEYHWTDKVIGVKRSDASATDTASTEMGILEFVDKLKAKFDIFCLLQATSPFTTAVDINTCIEAVAHGKNYDSALTVVNSHRFTWHADGTPKNYDIFNRPRRQDFEGLLIENGACYVTTHSALRESKNRISGNIATVEMPEDSLTEIDSLTDWKIVEELLAARLKSKKQSERITHLILDVDGVFTDGCIYYGADGEMMKKFDMRDGMGLEILRQYGVEVMVMTSEDSQIVASRMEKLKIDHVFLGVKDKYSLLSRIVRDKNLSFSQIAYMGDDVNDLANMCAAGWSLAPANATQPIKNHADIILQKNSAEGAIREATEFIIKYNNRYE; this is encoded by the coding sequence ATGAAATCCATAGGATTTATCCCATTACGTGCAGGCTCTAAAGGTATTCCTGGTAAAAACAAAAAAAAGCTTTTAGGAAGACCTCTTTTTTGTTGGGTACTAGGAGAGGCTATTGCCTCACAGCTTGATAGCGTTTATGTATATACAGACGACGATGCCATCCTTTCCTTTATAGAAAAAGAATACCACTGGACCGATAAAGTAATAGGTGTAAAACGCAGCGATGCCAGTGCGACAGATACCGCCAGTACCGAGATGGGTATCCTGGAATTTGTCGATAAATTAAAAGCTAAATTTGATATATTCTGTTTGTTACAAGCCACATCGCCTTTTACCACTGCAGTAGATATCAATACCTGTATAGAAGCCGTTGCCCACGGAAAGAATTATGATAGCGCATTAACAGTAGTGAATTCGCATCGTTTTACTTGGCATGCAGACGGTACTCCTAAGAATTATGATATTTTTAATCGGCCTAGAAGGCAAGATTTTGAAGGCCTGCTTATAGAGAATGGGGCTTGTTATGTGACGACTCATTCTGCTTTACGCGAAAGTAAAAACAGAATAAGCGGTAACATCGCAACGGTTGAAATGCCTGAGGACAGTCTGACAGAGATTGATTCCTTAACCGATTGGAAAATTGTGGAAGAATTGCTAGCTGCTCGTTTGAAGTCAAAGAAACAAAGTGAGCGCATTACCCACCTCATTCTCGATGTAGATGGTGTCTTTACGGATGGCTGTATTTACTATGGAGCAGATGGCGAGATGATGAAGAAGTTTGACATGCGAGACGGAATGGGATTAGAGATCTTACGTCAGTATGGGGTAGAAGTGATGGTCATGACTTCAGAGGACTCGCAAATTGTTGCCAGCCGTATGGAGAAATTAAAAATTGACCATGTCTTTTTAGGGGTTAAAGACAAGTACAGCTTGCTTTCTAGAATCGTTAGAGATAAAAACTTATCCTTTTCGCAAATCGCTTATATGGGTGATGATGTGAACGACTTGGCCAATATGTGTGCAGCCGGCTGGTCACTTGCTCCAGCAAATGCCACACAACCTATAAAAAATCACGCAGATATCATTTTGCAAAAAAACAGTGCCGAAGGAGCCATTCGAGAGGCAACAGAATTTATTATCAAATACAACAATCGTTATGAGTAA
- a CDS encoding glycosyltransferase family 2 protein yields the protein MSDSITIVIPNRNRNLETVGRSLSSIVPQLGDSTKLVVVDYGSSESYQSDLGSLINSFTSVHLILCPTQGQLFHKTRAINMVLKGSTTTYFMVLDMDCIVHPQFIKKAMQLAREDVVYNFPYGFLKEDEAEVSKEFKDYEVDFIGGLTGSAIFNTQKLQDLNGFDEFYHNWGAEDADMFDRLERIGVATVLYQEELLLLHQWHEKNYRNPKSKQAFHSHLEKVNHEYYELSRKRNTTKANLNHQWGLLCDPKEYTILKDSLETWHIKNYRQEVEGLFVSLVEHTLDRPVLIRISKVSINLKEATKGLIKKKSKPILSMDEVNNRLLELIILHYRNRAYSYEYLQQSGVILLSIHGDIKG from the coding sequence ATGTCTGATAGCATCACTATTGTAATTCCTAATCGCAATCGTAATTTAGAAACGGTAGGACGCAGTTTATCCTCTATTGTCCCACAATTAGGTGATTCCACTAAGCTGGTCGTTGTTGATTATGGTAGTTCAGAGTCATATCAGTCAGATCTGGGATCTTTAATCAATTCTTTTACTTCCGTACATTTGATTTTATGTCCAACCCAAGGTCAGCTTTTTCATAAAACACGTGCCATTAATATGGTGTTGAAGGGTAGCACAACTACTTATTTTATGGTATTGGATATGGATTGTATCGTTCATCCTCAATTTATAAAAAAAGCCATGCAATTAGCGAGGGAAGATGTTGTTTACAATTTTCCTTATGGTTTTTTAAAAGAAGACGAGGCTGAAGTCTCCAAAGAGTTCAAGGACTACGAAGTAGATTTTATTGGGGGATTAACAGGTAGCGCTATTTTTAATACCCAGAAGCTACAAGATTTGAATGGTTTTGATGAGTTCTATCACAATTGGGGTGCCGAAGATGCCGATATGTTTGATCGCCTAGAACGCATAGGAGTAGCAACAGTTCTTTATCAAGAAGAATTACTGCTCTTACATCAGTGGCATGAAAAAAACTATAGAAATCCTAAAAGTAAGCAAGCCTTTCACAGCCATTTAGAGAAGGTGAATCACGAATATTATGAGCTTTCGCGAAAGCGGAACACTACTAAAGCCAATTTAAATCACCAATGGGGTTTGCTTTGTGATCCTAAGGAGTATACTATTTTAAAGGATTCTTTGGAGACCTGGCACATTAAAAATTACAGACAAGAAGTGGAAGGCTTATTCGTCAGTTTAGTAGAACATACACTAGATCGTCCGGTGCTTATAAGGATCAGTAAAGTATCCATAAATCTTAAAGAGGCTACCAAAGGTCTGATAAAGAAAAAATCAAAACCAATACTATCTATGGATGAGGTCAATAATAGGTTGCTGGAACTGATTATTTTGCATTACAGAAACAGGGCGTATTCTTATGAATACCTACAGCAGTCAGGGGTGATTCTCTTGTCCATTCATGGAGATATAAAGGGTTAA
- a CDS encoding glycosyltransferase family 2 protein, giving the protein MKLSVVIRNKNQDKALGFLLKNLRERYADDIAEIVVIDNLSTDKSEEVTASYKARFESIEKFSYGGSANFAAQKASCDIVVIFSAHSYPVSHDFFKLIKMAFEKNKNLAGVRCLHNSNDYKNYINKLSSKEDPNRAGLIFSGSAFNKKVWEKHPFNEEVATFEDKEWSKRVLEHGYEIDLVPAIFNYEIKRTKQQLFFRFKNDLIGNYQLWHQDVYYKSAFNGLIMGFYRAFKNLISDIYYVWKRFFYVLSFVSNKPKKF; this is encoded by the coding sequence ATGAAGCTTTCTGTAGTCATACGTAATAAAAATCAGGATAAGGCATTAGGTTTTTTACTCAAAAACTTAAGAGAACGCTATGCTGATGATATTGCTGAAATTGTAGTCATTGATAACCTGTCTACAGATAAAAGTGAGGAAGTGACAGCCAGTTATAAAGCTCGCTTTGAAAGTATTGAAAAGTTTAGCTATGGTGGCAGTGCGAACTTTGCTGCTCAAAAAGCCTCTTGTGATATTGTAGTGATCTTTAGCGCTCATTCTTATCCAGTCAGTCATGATTTTTTCAAATTGATAAAAATGGCGTTTGAGAAGAATAAAAATCTAGCAGGAGTACGGTGCCTTCATAATTCAAATGATTATAAAAATTATATCAATAAACTAAGTTCAAAAGAAGATCCTAATAGAGCAGGATTGATATTTTCAGGATCTGCCTTTAATAAAAAGGTTTGGGAAAAGCATCCCTTTAATGAGGAGGTAGCTACTTTTGAGGATAAGGAATGGTCCAAACGAGTCTTAGAACACGGCTACGAGATTGATTTGGTACCCGCTATTTTTAATTATGAGATCAAACGCACTAAACAACAGTTGTTCTTTAGATTTAAAAATGACCTTATAGGGAATTACCAACTATGGCATCAAGATGTTTACTATAAGTCAGCTTTCAACGGTTTAATTATGGGCTTTTACCGCGCGTTTAAGAACTTAATCTCTGATATATATTATGTGTGGAAACGTTTTTTTTACGTGCTATCCTTTGTGAGCAACAAGCCTAAAAAGTTTTAA
- a CDS encoding glycosyltransferase: MKILLVSMNNLHFTRWSDQLRESDHEVFWFDIKDQGYSPSMSGMTQVVGWKKGFLKKRGRSFIKKRVPKFFSFLSSQLDVPVEKAFEKALLDIQPDVVHSFALYISCTPIYEVMNRYKEVNWLYSSWGSDLYYFQHHTAYLKDIQKVLLRMDYLITDCHRDRQIALEHGFKGKFLGVIPGGGGFELDSIQNKIQAVSERKIILVKGNQNRSGRALPVLKALVALPGLLCDYEIVIFGAQHPEIFEFQKEKNPTIRVHGLLDHSQILELMCASLIYIGNSNSDGMPNTLLEAMCCGAFPIQSNPGNATAEIVTHASNGLLIEDCENSEEIQQHISFAIQNIAMIQNAFAYNQAYAQEHLSREVLTKKALKMYQSIPTTEGSIPFES; this comes from the coding sequence GTGAAAATACTATTAGTTTCTATGAATAACCTCCACTTTACTCGCTGGTCTGACCAATTGCGAGAAAGTGACCATGAGGTGTTTTGGTTTGATATTAAAGATCAAGGCTATTCTCCATCTATGAGTGGGATGACACAAGTTGTGGGTTGGAAAAAAGGCTTTTTAAAGAAAAGAGGCAGGTCTTTTATTAAAAAAAGAGTCCCTAAATTCTTTTCCTTTTTGTCCTCTCAATTAGATGTGCCAGTAGAAAAAGCTTTTGAAAAAGCCTTGCTCGATATACAACCAGATGTAGTGCATAGTTTTGCTTTGTACATTTCTTGTACTCCTATTTACGAGGTGATGAATAGATACAAAGAAGTCAACTGGTTGTATTCTTCTTGGGGCAGTGATTTGTATTATTTCCAACATCATACAGCATACTTGAAAGATATTCAAAAGGTATTGCTTCGTATGGATTACTTGATTACAGATTGCCATAGAGATCGTCAGATTGCTTTAGAACACGGTTTTAAAGGAAAGTTTCTTGGAGTTATTCCTGGTGGCGGTGGTTTTGAATTGGACTCAATACAAAATAAAATACAAGCTGTTTCAGAAAGAAAAATCATTCTAGTAAAAGGGAACCAGAACAGATCAGGTAGGGCTTTACCGGTATTGAAAGCTTTGGTCGCTCTACCAGGATTACTTTGCGATTATGAAATTGTAATTTTTGGTGCACAACACCCAGAAATATTTGAATTTCAAAAGGAAAAAAATCCGACTATTAGGGTACATGGCTTGCTGGATCATTCACAAATTCTAGAGCTGATGTGTGCCTCTTTAATCTATATTGGAAATAGCAATTCTGACGGCATGCCGAATACCTTGTTAGAAGCTATGTGTTGCGGGGCTTTCCCTATTCAGAGCAATCCAGGAAATGCTACAGCAGAAATTGTGACGCATGCCTCCAACGGTTTACTTATTGAAGATTGTGAAAACTCAGAAGAGATCCAACAGCACATAAGCTTTGCTATACAAAATATCGCTATGATTCAGAACGCCTTTGCGTACAATCAAGCATATGCTCAGGAACATTTAAGTCGCGAAGTGCTTACAAAGAAAGCCTTGAAAATGTATCAAAGCATACCAACAACAGAAGGCTCTATTCCCTTTGAAAGCTGA
- a CDS encoding glycosyltransferase family 2 protein — protein sequence MVSIIVPCYKQAHFLDVSLASVLDQTYQNWECIIVNDGSPDDTARVAQKWCKKDVRFKYVFKENGGLSSARNSGIKTATGTYILPLDADDLLHEDYLTKLVPILDSNESIGIVSCYTAIFINNISNVIDELKPKGNNVINLLYQNQLVATSLYRKSLWTEVGGYDEAMKNGFEDWEFWISTTKLGSSYAIIPEFLFFYRKAKKSMLVNTIKNHFEDNKEYIIKKHKELYIKDFDNFVSVMFYNIRTHRASEIRLKNNKFLKFSKIFLKPIAILRNSLK from the coding sequence ATGGTTTCAATTATTGTTCCTTGCTATAAGCAGGCACATTTTCTTGATGTAAGTTTGGCGTCTGTTTTAGATCAAACCTATCAGAATTGGGAATGTATCATTGTAAATGACGGCAGCCCAGATGATACGGCAAGAGTAGCACAAAAGTGGTGTAAAAAAGATGTTAGATTTAAATATGTTTTTAAAGAAAATGGCGGATTATCCAGTGCTCGTAATAGCGGAATTAAAACGGCAACTGGAACCTACATCTTGCCATTAGATGCGGATGATTTATTGCATGAAGATTACCTAACTAAGTTAGTTCCAATACTGGATTCTAATGAAAGTATAGGAATCGTTTCTTGTTATACTGCGATTTTTATCAATAATATTTCTAATGTCATAGATGAATTAAAACCCAAAGGAAACAACGTAATAAATCTACTCTATCAAAATCAATTAGTTGCTACATCGTTATATCGAAAATCGTTATGGACTGAGGTAGGGGGCTATGATGAGGCGATGAAAAACGGATTTGAAGATTGGGAGTTTTGGATCTCTACGACTAAACTAGGTAGTTCTTATGCAATCATTCCTGAATTTTTATTCTTTTATCGCAAGGCAAAAAAGTCCATGCTGGTGAATACCATAAAAAACCACTTTGAGGATAATAAAGAATATATTATTAAGAAACATAAGGAACTTTATATTAAGGATTTCGATAATTTTGTATCAGTTATGTTTTACAACATACGCACACATCGCGCCTCAGAAATACGTTTAAAAAACAATAAATTTTTGAAATTTTCAAAAATCTTTTTAAAACCAATTGCCATATTAAGAAATAGTTTAAAATAA
- a CDS encoding N-acetylneuraminate synthase family protein translates to MSNYKKPYTIAEIGGNHKGDMEIAKELIKVAAIFCKVDAVKFQKRYNKEFLTEDQYNAPHPNPVNSYGDTYGAHREFLEFDVNQHAELKAYCEEVGITYSTSVWDTTSAKEIAGLNPEFIKIPSACNNHYEMLGWLCENYKGEIHCSTGMTTKEEMEELVQFFEKHNRAKDLVLYNCTSGYPVPFPDVCLLDITTMIEKYGKRVKTIGFSGHHLGIAVDIAAYTLGANVVERHYTLDRTWKGTDHSASLEPAGMRKLARDLKAVHQALDYKKTDILPIEQVQRDKLKYRKA, encoded by the coding sequence ATGAGTAACTATAAAAAACCCTATACCATCGCAGAAATAGGTGGAAACCATAAAGGTGATATGGAAATCGCTAAAGAATTGATCAAAGTAGCTGCCATCTTTTGTAAAGTGGATGCCGTAAAATTTCAAAAACGTTATAACAAAGAGTTTCTTACAGAAGATCAGTACAATGCACCTCACCCTAATCCAGTGAATTCTTATGGAGATACTTATGGTGCACACCGGGAGTTTCTTGAATTTGATGTGAACCAACACGCAGAGTTAAAAGCCTATTGTGAAGAAGTAGGGATTACTTATTCTACTAGTGTTTGGGATACCACCAGCGCTAAAGAAATTGCAGGTTTGAATCCAGAATTTATCAAGATTCCAAGTGCTTGTAACAATCATTACGAGATGTTGGGTTGGTTGTGTGAAAATTACAAAGGGGAAATTCACTGTTCTACAGGAATGACTACTAAAGAGGAGATGGAAGAACTGGTTCAGTTTTTTGAAAAACACAATCGTGCAAAAGATTTGGTATTGTACAACTGTACTTCTGGTTATCCGGTACCCTTTCCTGATGTGTGTTTGCTGGATATCACTACCATGATAGAAAAGTATGGCAAGCGTGTAAAGACCATTGGTTTTTCAGGTCACCATTTAGGAATAGCTGTAGATATAGCCGCTTATACGCTAGGTGCAAACGTGGTAGAACGTCATTACACATTGGACCGTACTTGGAAAGGAACGGATCACAGTGCTTCCTTAGAACCTGCAGGAATGAGAAAATTAGCTAGGGATTTAAAAGCAGTACACCAAGCATTAGATTACAAGAAGACGGATATCCTACCTATTGAGCAAGTACAGCGGGATAAGTTGAAGTACCGTAAGGCCTAA